The following is a genomic window from Thalassoglobus sp. JC818.
GCTGGCCTCGAAGAGATTTCACTCGATCAGTTCAAAGCTCCCGAGCCAGATCCTTACGCTCCCATTCCACTCGCCTCAGACGATGAGCCGGAAGAATCCAAAACAGAATCAACGGAAGATTCCCCGGAATCGAAAACCGATTCGGAAAGCTAAGTGGAGTAACGGAAACTGAGCTCCACCAAAGTTCATTTCTGGCGACGTGTTGAGAATCGAAACGTTCACAACTTGATGAAATAGAGTGTCACATGCCATTCCATCCATTGCTGCTAGTTGTTCCAGCTGGTTCCGAGAAAGCGATCCAGCAATCAATCGAGCAAATCGGTGAAATGACCGAAGCAATCTCGACAGTTGCGGGATATTCAGCTGGCATGGCACTGGTCCAGGGGCTGACAGTCTTCGCTCTCGCTGTCTTCGTCGGCTTCGAAATCATCACAAAGATTCCCCCGACCCTGCACACTCCGTTGATGTCGGGTTCGAACGCCATTTCGGGAATCACGCTCGTCGGGGCAATTTTCGCGACCGGGGCCCAACAGCACGATTTCGCAACTTTTCTCGGTTTTCTGGCAGTCGTCATGGCAACGGTCAACGTGATTGGCGGCTTCATGGTCACCCATCGAATGCTGCAGAAGTTCAAACGGTAACCTCAGGCATTTTCGTCCATCTCGTCGTTCACTCGATCAGGAGTTGTTGTCTTGTCTCCCGTCTGGCTAAATCTGAGTTACCTCGTCGCTGCCGTTCTTTTCATTCTCGGTCTCAAGGGAATGACTCGCCCACGGACAGCTGTCCAGGGGAATCTTCTCGGTTCGATCGGAATGTTCGTGGCTGTGGTGGCCACTTTGCTGGCCGCGGGTGTCGTCGGCTACGTGTGGATCTTGATCGGAGTGCTGATCGGCGGAGCGATCGGAGCCTATTTCGCCCTCACGGTGAAGATCGACCAAATGCCGGAGATGGTGGCACTTCTCAACGGTTTCGGCGGCGCAGCTTCGATGTTTGTGGCAACTGCTGACTTCTTCCGAAATTCGGATGTCGCTTCGACGGACGTAATTATCGCGACGGGTATCTCCGCATTGATTGGTTCAGTGACCCTCTCGGGAAGTCTCGTTGCTTTCGGGAAACTGGCTGAGCTCGATTTCGTCAAGAAACTCAAACCGCTCGACAATCAGCAGATCATCAATGCCGGAATCGCAGGCGTGCTAGTGGTTCTGATTGCATTGCTGATCACTCACCCGATGAACTTCTGGCTCTGGCTGATCGTCATCACAGCACTCGCATTGGGTTATTTCCTGACGATCTCCATCGGCGGAGCGGACATGCCGGTGGTGATCGCGCTTTTGAATTCCTATTCCGGTCTGGCTGCCGCAGCGACCGGGTTCGTGTTACAAAACAATGTCTTGATCATCGCAGGCTCGCTCGTCGGAGCATCCGGACTGATTTTGACCAAAGTGATGTGTGATGCAATGAATCGCTCGTTGCCCGCTGTTCTCTTTGGAACATTAGGGCCAACGGCGGATGGACCAAGCGCAGACGAAGTTTACAAGACCGTGAAATCGACTTCCGCGGAAGAGGTCGCCATGCTCATGGAAATCGCGAGGAAAGTCGTCATCGTCCCGGGATACGGCATGGCGGTCGCCCAAGCTCAGCACTCCGTCCGCGATTTGACCAATCTCCTCAAGAGTCGAGGGATCGAAGTCACTTTCGGGATTCACCCCGTCGCTGGCCGCATGCCGGGTCACATGAACGTCCTTCTTGCCGAAGCAGACATCCCTTACGATCTGCTGAAAGAAATGGACGAAGCAAACTCCGAGATGGAGCAAACGGACGTCTGTCTGGTGATTGGTGCCAACGACACCGTCAATCCTGATGCCCGCACCAATCCGAACAGCCCGATCGCCGGAATGCCGATCATTAACGCTGACAAAGCTCGGACTTGTGTGGTCATCAAACGAAGTCTCAGCCCCGGTTTCGCCAAGATCCCGAATCCGCTTTTCGCAAACGACAACACTCTGATGCTGTTTGCTGACGGCAAACAAGCAGTGATGGATATCATCACCGCCATCAAAGAAGGTTAGTCCGTCAATCCGGAAGAGATTGGCAGCGATTCGTTTGAGCAATCAGGCCGACAACCACCGCCATTCCGCCTCTGCTCGTTTGGAGCCTCGTTCTTCTCATCCCAAAGTAAGTGATCAGTCTTCTGGATTTTCCGGTGGCTGGTGCTAGCATACGAATTCACGAGTGCCGGAATCCTCCCGGATTCGTGAATAACTCCTCCCAACTCGAACTTCCCTCCTTGTGAGAAATCCATGAATCCACGAACTGTTGGACTTCTGTTCGCCATTGCAACTGCTGTTTTCTGGGGACTTTACGGACCAGCTCTCGGCAAATCACGAATCGTCGGTCAGACCCCGTTTAAGCCGTACATTTTCATCGGCATTGCCTACCTCATCTGGGGATGTCTCGGCGGAGCGATTGCGGTTCAGATGTCTGGAGATGGTTTCGCGTTTCCAGCAAAAGCAGGCTGGTGGGGATTCATCGCAGGAACGTTGGGAGCTTTCGGAGCTTTAACGCTGACGTTCGCAATGTACAAATCTCACGATGCGTCTCTCGTCATGCCCGTCGTCTTCGGCGGAGCGACATCAGTCGCAGCCATCACAGGGCTCCTGATGCAGGCACAGGCGGGAAAAATGCATCTCGATTTTCGGCAGGTTATCGGATTTGTGCTCGTCGTGGTCGGTGTCGTGCTGATTCAAAAATACTCAGCCCATGGCCCCGCTCCGAAACCGGCCACACAAGCAGTTGAATCAAGCAGCGATGCTGGAGCCGAATCGGCAACAGCTTCGAGTGACTCTGCAGCGACATAGTGTGTTTCTCAGAAAGAAGTCGACCTGGATGCCCAAAGAACGTTGCCTCTGAACTTATGTGGTGGGGTAAAACGGGGCAGCCGTGGATTTGGTTTAGTCATCCGCAAAGGGATCGTATTCCAGGTCGTCGCTGTCGAAACCAAGTGACAGCTTGAGTTCCTCCGCAGTCTTGCGAACTCCTTCATCGCTTTCGTCTTCAATGATTTCATCGAGGAACTCTTGAAGATTCGGCGGACGAAGTTCTCCCAACGCTTCAACCGCCGATGCCCGCACGCGATTCTTGGGATCTTCTTTTGCCAATTGCTGAAGATCGGAAACCACTTCCAGCACTCCGAGACTTCCGAGCCCATTGGCACCCCACATCCGATCGAGCCACTCCTCCGCCTTCAATTGCTGAATAAGCGGCTGTAATGCTCGCTCGTCTTTTGTCTGCCCCAATAGGCGTGCGGCCGGAGAGCGAGTAAGCACTGCGGAGTGCGACAGGAGTTGAATCAATGGCTCAACTCCCACTGAAGCCACCGCTTCAGAACGTTTCAGAAGAGATCGTTCTGCGACGTTGCGTACCTTATTCACGCTGTCGGAGAGCTGACCAATCAACGTCAGAACTGTCGCTGACTCATTGTCTTCTCCCAGCCCCAGTGCTCCCAATTCCCGAACAACCGGGTCGTCAGCTTGTGTGAATTCGAGCAGCCGATTTCGTGATTCTGGCTGCTGAATCCTTCCGAGCAACACCGCCGACTCTTCTCGAACCAGATCAGCACGTTCACGATTCGACGCCAACCCTGCCACGAAGCCAATCATCTCTGGATCAAGGGGAGACGACAGATCTTTCAGCATTGCAATCAGTCGATTGTTGTCGGCAGATTCAAGCTGTCCGATTGTGACTGCCATTTAGTCCCCTTCCTAAACGTAGCGACGAGTTGCTCGCAAGAATTGATGACGACCGAAACGCTGAAACTCAGTACGAG
Proteins encoded in this region:
- a CDS encoding NAD(P)(+) transhydrogenase (Re/Si-specific) subunit beta, encoding MSPVWLNLSYLVAAVLFILGLKGMTRPRTAVQGNLLGSIGMFVAVVATLLAAGVVGYVWILIGVLIGGAIGAYFALTVKIDQMPEMVALLNGFGGAASMFVATADFFRNSDVASTDVIIATGISALIGSVTLSGSLVAFGKLAELDFVKKLKPLDNQQIINAGIAGVLVVLIALLITHPMNFWLWLIVITALALGYFLTISIGGADMPVVIALLNSYSGLAAAATGFVLQNNVLIIAGSLVGASGLILTKVMCDAMNRSLPAVLFGTLGPTADGPSADEVYKTVKSTSAEEVAMLMEIARKVVIVPGYGMAVAQAQHSVRDLTNLLKSRGIEVTFGIHPVAGRMPGHMNVLLAEADIPYDLLKEMDEANSEMEQTDVCLVIGANDTVNPDARTNPNSPIAGMPIINADKARTCVVIKRSLSPGFAKIPNPLFANDNTLMLFADGKQAVMDIITAIKEG
- a CDS encoding NAD(P) transhydrogenase subunit alpha, with the translated sequence MALVQGLTVFALAVFVGFEIITKIPPTLHTPLMSGSNAISGITLVGAIFATGAQQHDFATFLGFLAVVMATVNVIGGFMVTHRMLQKFKR
- a CDS encoding HEAT repeat domain-containing protein; translated protein: MAVTIGQLESADNNRLIAMLKDLSSPLDPEMIGFVAGLASNRERADLVREESAVLLGRIQQPESRNRLLEFTQADDPVVRELGALGLGEDNESATVLTLIGQLSDSVNKVRNVAERSLLKRSEAVASVGVEPLIQLLSHSAVLTRSPAARLLGQTKDERALQPLIQQLKAEEWLDRMWGANGLGSLGVLEVVSDLQQLAKEDPKNRVRASAVEALGELRPPNLQEFLDEIIEDESDEGVRKTAEELKLSLGFDSDDLEYDPFADD